Within Nitrospirota bacterium, the genomic segment TGAAAGCAGCTGATCTATTGCCTGCTCAAAAGACGAAAACGGTCTCGCACCGATTATTTTCTTTCCCACAATTTCTTTTTTTCCGCTCTGGGTCTTTCCTATGATAAATGATGGCGTGCCGCTTATCATTGCCTTCCTGCCATCCTCTAAATCCTTCGTTATCTCAGCAGCATGTTTTCCGCTGTCAAGACATGTATTAAACGAATCAGCATCTAATCCAATATCTCTGGCATATTGTCTGAGATCATCCAGTGTAAGGGCAGTCTGGTTATTGAATAATTTATCATGCATCTCCCAATACTTGCCCTTATCGCCGGCACAGTTGGCTGCCTCAGCTGCCTTCGATGCGTTTTTGTGGAAGTCGAGCGGGAAATCTCTGAAAACATATTTGACCTTACCGGTATCTATATATTTCTCAGTAAGTTCGTGGAGTGTGTTTTTTACAAACCTGCCGCAGAAGGGACACTGGTAATCAGAAAACTCTACGATGGTGACAGGTGCGTCTGCTTTACCCATAAATGGGTCATCATCTATACTGACTGTAAAGTCCTGAGTATCCTCAGAAGGTTGAGAAGGAGCTGCTGCAATTTTCGTCTTCAATGTTTCGACCTCTTTCTTTAAATCCTGCATGTCTTTTTTCAAGGACTTTATTTCATTCTCAAGATTGGTCTTTGAACTATCGGCAGCATTAGCGGAGTGTATCAGAGGCAGCATCAGGAACAAAAAAAGCACGACAAACAATAAACCTTTTTTCATATTAGTCTCCTTGTTATTAAATATATCATCCCTGTTTACACTGCAAATGGGCGTTGTTCAGGGTAAACAGTATTAGTGGTGTTGAAAGTCGAATATACCCGAATAACACTCAAGCAGGCCGCTGTTTATAACAACAGATATTATTTCAGGGTCGAACTGCTTTCCTGCCAGGAGTGTTAATTCTTCTTTTACTTGATCAAGCGGCATTGCCGGTCTGTAAGGCCTGTCGCAAAGCATGGCATCAACGGCATCAGCAACGGCAACTATCCTTGCACTCAGCGGGATTGAAGACCCCTTGATACCTTCAGGGAATCCCGATCCGTCGAACCGCTCATGGTGACACAAGATTATCGGTTTCATATCCTGGAGGAAGTCAACTGACTTTATTATCTTAGCCCCAATCATTGGATGTTTCTTTATTTCATCGAATTCACTGGAATCTAACGAACCCGGTTTTTTCAGGATGTATCCCTCTACACCGATCTTTCCAATGTCATGAATAAGCGCCGCCTGTTCCAAACTTAATATCTTGTCATGTTGAAAACAGGTCTTTTCAGCCAGAAACGCAGAAAACCTTGCGACCCTCTCAGAGTGTCCTCTTGTGTACTGGTCTTTGGCGTCTATAGTTGCGAGCAATGCCTTTACTGTGCTCGCATAATGACTTTCAATATTGCGTCTTGCGTCATCCACCTTCCTTGATAATTCAGAAGTCGCTATGTGCAGGCGCTCAATCTCGAGCCTGGTCTTTAGCAGCTCCCTTCTTTTTGCAACTCCTTTTTCCACTATTTCTATTACATCCTTGTGGTCAAAAGGTTTAATAAGATAGTCCAGTGCGCCAAAGCGGAGGGCATTCTTTGCCGTATCTACGCTTGCATATGCCGTCATCAGGATAACTTCAATATCTGGTTTTCTTTCCTTAATCTTCTTCAGAAGCTGTAAGCCATCCATGCCGGCCATTTTAATGTCAATGATCGCTACATAGAAATCATTATTGTTGATGCACTCTAAAGCATTGTTGCCATCTTCCGCTGTAATAACTTCATGCTTGTTTTTCAGAATCATACGGAGAGCTTCTCGTGGACCAACCATATCGTCAACCACGAGTATGCTGCAATTTTCCTCCATTCAATCCTCCTGTTTTTTGTCTGTTAGATTTGAAGGCAGAATAACTGTTATTGCAGTACCCTGATTCGGCACGCTGCTAACCGTAATCTTTCCTCCATGTCCTTCAATGATCTTCTTGCTTAATGGAAGACCTAAACCTACCCCCTTTTCAGGAGTAGTATAAAAAGGATCAAATATCTTATCCAGGTCTTCCGGAGGTATGCCTCTCCCCGTATCTTTAATTATGATGCTGCATGCTTCATTTTCCTCAATCCAGTCAACATCTATTGTCAAGGACCCTCCCGATGTCATGGCATTTAGCGAATTCTGTATAAGATGGGAAAAAGCCTTTACCAACTGAACCTTGTCTGCCTGGAGGTTTATTATATCACGCTTGTAGTTTCTTATGATACGAAATTCAGATTGTTTTATGTTCCTGGTTACGGCCAAAATACTGTCATCCAGTACCTTGGCAATGTCCACCATGTTAAATTTATACTCTATAGGATGAGTAAATGCAATCAATTTTTCTACAAGGCCGTTTAATTTCTCTACCTCTCCCGTTACGGTTGTAAAGAAAAAATCTTTGAATTCCGGGTCATTGTATCGCTCTTTCATCAATTGAGTAAATGTCCTGATAGATACAAGGGGGTTTCTCAATTCGTGGGACATCCTTCCGACCAACTCATTAAATATCCTGGGGGAGTCATCAGTTTTCTCTTCATTAATTTCCTTCCTCTTCTCAGATTCTATTTGCTCGAGTATCTTTTGAATAGATTCTTTTTGGGCGCATATACTCTGGTAGTGATAAATGTCACGTATCGCCTTCCCAAGATATGTGGCAAGTATAAATATCCGCTCAAGTTCTGTATTGGTAAAAGGCATGCCGGTTATCTTGTTGTCAAGATTCAACATTCCCAGAAGTTTACCTTCGTTTACTATAGGAATAGCAACAGCAGCGTGCAGCATTTTCATCTCCCGCAAAGCGCTGTTCAGGATATTCTGCTGCTCTGAATGTTCAGGATCTGAAGTGTTTCTCTTCAATATCCTGCCGCTTGCCGAAAGCCACAGGACAATGGAACTTTCATATGAGAGGTGCAGTTTTGAGGCGAAATCAGATGACAGCCCCCTTGAACACCTTATCCTGAAAACATCT encodes:
- a CDS encoding thioredoxin domain-containing protein, producing MKKGLLFVVLFLFLMLPLIHSANAADSSKTNLENEIKSLKKDMQDLKKEVETLKTKIAAAPSQPSEDTQDFTVSIDDDPFMGKADAPVTIVEFSDYQCPFCGRFVKNTLHELTEKYIDTGKVKYVFRDFPLDFHKNASKAAEAANCAGDKGKYWEMHDKLFNNQTALTLDDLRQYARDIGLDADSFNTCLDSGKHAAEITKDLEDGRKAMISGTPSFIIGKTQSGKKEIVGKKIIGARPFSSFEQAIDQLLSEQGN
- a CDS encoding response regulator codes for the protein MEENCSILVVDDMVGPREALRMILKNKHEVITAEDGNNALECINNNDFYVAIIDIKMAGMDGLQLLKKIKERKPDIEVILMTAYASVDTAKNALRFGALDYLIKPFDHKDVIEIVEKGVAKRRELLKTRLEIERLHIATSELSRKVDDARRNIESHYASTVKALLATIDAKDQYTRGHSERVARFSAFLAEKTCFQHDKILSLEQAALIHDIGKIGVEGYILKKPGSLDSSEFDEIKKHPMIGAKIIKSVDFLQDMKPIILCHHERFDGSGFPEGIKGSSIPLSARIVAVADAVDAMLCDRPYRPAMPLDQVKEELTLLAGKQFDPEIISVVINSGLLECYSGIFDFQHH
- a CDS encoding GAF domain-containing protein; protein product: MELLLLITSSADLINSFQSALSDTDIILTADSIKKGSLLLQEEHISVIAVDVAISDNIQEFTGKYRSSSDTRLIGIVPFNLPEEELDKYYNTFDEIIYTPLSQTGVRATLRKIRERHNILDNVRNLCHTSNRLRYQHQPAEDTIQSSLKHLEKAIELSKTFTLNNFDLDKMLNMFVDTLLDTTGVGRASILLSEMKEDVFRIRCSRGLSSDFASKLHLSYESSIVLWLSASGRILKRNTSDPEHSEQQNILNSALREMKMLHAAVAIPIVNEGKLLGMLNLDNKITGMPFTNTELERIFILATYLGKAIRDIYHYQSICAQKESIQKILEQIESEKRKEINEEKTDDSPRIFNELVGRMSHELRNPLVSIRTFTQLMKERYNDPEFKDFFFTTVTGEVEKLNGLVEKLIAFTHPIEYKFNMVDIAKVLDDSILAVTRNIKQSEFRIIRNYKRDIINLQADKVQLVKAFSHLIQNSLNAMTSGGSLTIDVDWIEENEACSIIIKDTGRGIPPEDLDKIFDPFYTTPEKGVGLGLPLSKKIIEGHGGKITVSSVPNQGTAITVILPSNLTDKKQED